The Hemibagrus wyckioides isolate EC202008001 linkage group LG15, SWU_Hwy_1.0, whole genome shotgun sequence genome window below encodes:
- the LOC131365563 gene encoding DNA-binding protein inhibitor ID-1-like produces MKVVGSTCALKSKVGGEDVVRCLSEQSLSISKCKLPLLDEHMSVFLQDMNSCYSKLKELVPTLPTNKKASKVEILQHVIDYIWDLQVELDSPCSVRQHQGMAVTRTPLTTLNTEIGSISVENTCSDDRILCR; encoded by the exons ATGAAGGTTGTTGGATCTACCTGTGCGTTGAAGAGTAAGGTGGGTGGAGAGGATGTGGTGCGCTGCCTGTCTGAGCAGAGCCTGTCCATCTCCAAgtgcaagctgccactgctggacgaGCACATGAGCGTCTTCCTGCAGGACATGAACAGCTGCTACAGTAAGCTGAAGGAGCTCGTGCCCACGCTGCCCACCAACAAGAAGGCCAGCAAGGTGGAGATCCTGCAGCACGTCATCGACTACATCTGGGACCTGCAGGTGGAGCTGGACTCGCCGTGTTCGGTCCGGCAGCACCAGGGCATGGCGGTGACACGGACGCCACTCACCACGCTCAACACAGAGATCGGCAGCATTTCTGTGGAG AACACTTGCTCAGATGACAGAATCCTGTGCCGCTGA